The Candidatus Eremiobacteraceae bacterium genome contains a region encoding:
- the dapA gene encoding 4-hydroxy-tetrahydrodipicolinate synthase, whose translation MSTPRFGTVVTAMVTPMKADGAIDLDETKRLASWLVEHGSAGIVVCGTTGEGPTLSDAEKLSLFAAVVSAVRGNAKVIANTGGNDTRRSVEFTKQAADCGVDGALVVGPYYNKPPQAGLIEHFTAIADATALPIMIYNIPGRTAVNIVPDTIIALSAHPNIVAVKESSGDLMQIAEICARTPHGFEVYSGDDHLALPVASIGGVGVVSVASHLAGDDIKSMLDLHSAGDVEAAASIHGRLLPLIRALFATTSPIPVKAAVARLGFSVGRCRLPLCTLTSEQQRALDAAIAPWVVPADERSLTRA comes from the coding sequence ATGAGCACACCGCGCTTCGGCACCGTCGTCACCGCGATGGTGACGCCCATGAAAGCGGACGGCGCGATCGATCTCGACGAAACGAAACGGCTCGCGTCTTGGCTCGTCGAGCATGGGAGCGCCGGCATCGTCGTCTGCGGCACGACGGGTGAGGGACCGACGCTCTCAGATGCGGAGAAGTTATCCTTGTTCGCGGCCGTCGTATCCGCGGTCCGCGGCAACGCGAAAGTCATCGCGAACACGGGCGGCAACGACACGCGTCGTTCGGTCGAGTTCACCAAGCAGGCCGCCGACTGCGGTGTCGACGGCGCGCTCGTCGTCGGACCATATTACAACAAACCGCCACAGGCGGGCCTTATCGAGCACTTCACGGCGATCGCCGACGCGACGGCCCTGCCGATCATGATCTACAATATCCCCGGGCGCACCGCGGTGAATATCGTGCCCGACACGATCATCGCACTGAGCGCGCATCCGAACATCGTCGCCGTCAAGGAGTCGAGCGGCGATCTCATGCAAATCGCCGAGATCTGCGCGCGTACGCCGCACGGTTTTGAGGTCTATTCGGGCGACGACCACCTCGCACTGCCGGTCGCGTCTATAGGCGGCGTCGGTGTCGTCTCGGTCGCCAGCCATCTCGCCGGCGACGACATCAAGTCGATGCTCGATCTGCATTCGGCCGGCGACGTCGAAGCGGCTGCCTCGATCCACGGGCGGCTGCTGCCGCTCATCCGTGCGCTCTTCGCGACGACGAGTCCGATACCGGTCAAAGCGGCGGTCGCGCGGCTCGGCTTCTCTGTCGGACGTTGTCGCTTGCCGCTTTGCACGCTGACCTCGGAGCAGCAGCGCGCGCTGGACGCG